In Thermus antranikianii DSM 12462, one DNA window encodes the following:
- a CDS encoding NYN domain-containing protein, whose product MELGQYPDQRVGVFVDTQNLYHSARDYYERNVNFESLLRFAVGGRRLVRATAYVVEKEGDTSAWPFIYKLSTIGYRVRRMYLTVKELGEGGKPIYEGNWDMGIAADMVRLMPYLDVVVLGSGDGDFVEILEVLMERGIRVEVIAFRETTAQKLIDAVDRFVHLPDIPNAFMEPRNTER is encoded by the coding sequence ATGGAGCTTGGCCAGTATCCCGACCAGCGGGTGGGCGTCTTTGTGGACACCCAGAACCTCTACCATTCTGCCCGGGATTACTACGAGCGCAACGTGAACTTTGAGAGTCTCCTGCGCTTCGCCGTGGGGGGCAGACGGTTGGTGCGGGCTACGGCCTACGTGGTGGAAAAGGAAGGGGATACCTCCGCCTGGCCTTTCATCTACAAGCTTTCCACCATCGGCTACCGGGTACGGCGCATGTACCTCACGGTGAAGGAGCTGGGTGAGGGTGGCAAGCCCATCTACGAGGGGAACTGGGACATGGGTATCGCCGCGGACATGGTGAGGCTTATGCCTTACCTGGACGTGGTGGTCCTGGGAAGCGGGGATGGGGACTTTGTGGAGATCCTCGAGGTCCTCATGGAACGGGGCATCCGGGTGGAGGTGATCGCCTTTCGGGAGACCACCGCCCAGAAGCTCATCGATGCTGTGGACCGCTTCGTGCACCTTCCCGATATCCCGAATGCCTTCATGGAGCCTAGGAACACCGAGCGATGA
- a CDS encoding chorismate-binding protein yields MLGLYHAARSLGLRPALLESLGIRAPFSRLSLLGLRPAHRLEVWEGWLYLDGRRVGEALDIFAYLEKGLGRGYFPAWIGFFAYEFARHLGLSTHKPLPGLPEAAFFYYPEGFALLEGRLLETPSFPLRPLPYNPPPLPHHPLASDFPREAFLEGVFSVQERIRAGVVYQVNLSHRFRLLGSVDPLLLYARLRSLNPSPFMGLVEGEGWAVVSGSPERLFKKVGSRVLARPIAGTRPRGKTEAEDLALEKDLLASPKERAEHAMLVDLLRNDLARVALPGTVRVQELFTVERYAHVMHLVSQVEGYTRASLGQVFASLFPGGTVTGAPKGTVMEAIRELEPVPRGAYTGSLGYVSGRGVDFNILIRSFQGVGEEVYFSAGAGIVIASEAEAEYQETLYKAESLLLALNRGRPGVKPLPPKPMASWVPPPPPRRVGARVLFLENRDSFSYNLVDYLRALGAEVVVVDQEEPPNLRGFSHLVVGPGPKDPFTAGRVLEWTRRALEEGVPFLGVCLGHQALGVALGAELYREAPVHGEAHAIHHRGEGLFRGLPNPLPFARYHSLAIRNLPRGVRLLAWTGDGVPMAIWDGRRAYGVQFHPESILSPWGMELLARFLEEA; encoded by the coding sequence GTGCTGGGCCTTTACCACGCCGCCAGGAGCCTGGGCCTACGGCCAGCCCTGCTGGAGTCCTTGGGGATAAGGGCGCCCTTTTCCCGGCTTTCCCTTTTGGGCTTAAGGCCAGCGCACCGCCTCGAGGTGTGGGAGGGCTGGCTTTACCTGGATGGGAGGCGGGTGGGAGAGGCCCTGGACATCTTCGCCTACCTGGAGAAAGGCCTGGGGAGGGGGTATTTTCCTGCCTGGATAGGGTTTTTCGCCTACGAGTTTGCCCGGCACCTGGGCCTCTCCACCCACAAGCCCCTTCCTGGCCTTCCCGAGGCCGCTTTTTTCTACTACCCCGAGGGATTCGCCCTCCTCGAGGGGCGGCTTCTGGAAACCCCTTCCTTCCCCTTGAGGCCCCTTCCCTACAACCCCCCTCCCTTGCCCCACCACCCTTTGGCGTCCGACTTCCCTAGGGAGGCTTTCCTAGAGGGGGTTTTTTCAGTCCAGGAGAGGATCCGGGCCGGGGTGGTCTACCAGGTGAACCTCTCCCATCGTTTCCGGCTCCTCGGGAGTGTGGATCCCCTCCTCCTCTACGCCCGTCTCCGCTCCTTGAACCCTTCCCCCTTTATGGGGCTTGTGGAGGGGGAGGGTTGGGCGGTGGTCTCGGGTAGCCCGGAGAGGCTTTTTAAGAAGGTGGGTAGCCGGGTCCTGGCCCGGCCCATTGCGGGAACCCGGCCCCGGGGGAAGACGGAGGCGGAGGACCTGGCTTTGGAAAAGGACCTCCTTGCCTCCCCCAAGGAGCGGGCCGAGCACGCCATGCTGGTGGATCTTCTCCGCAACGACCTGGCCAGGGTGGCCCTGCCGGGCACGGTGAGGGTGCAGGAGCTTTTCACCGTGGAGCGTTACGCCCACGTGATGCACTTGGTTTCCCAGGTGGAAGGCTACACCCGGGCCTCCCTGGGCCAGGTCTTCGCCAGCCTATTCCCGGGAGGCACCGTCACCGGGGCCCCCAAGGGAACGGTGATGGAGGCCATTCGGGAGCTGGAGCCTGTGCCAAGGGGGGCTTACACGGGAAGCCTGGGGTACGTGTCGGGCCGAGGGGTGGATTTCAACATCCTCATCCGCTCCTTCCAGGGGGTGGGGGAGGAGGTGTATTTCTCTGCGGGGGCAGGCATCGTCATCGCCTCGGAAGCGGAAGCGGAGTACCAGGAAACCCTCTACAAGGCGGAAAGCCTCCTTCTGGCCCTGAACCGGGGCCGGCCTGGGGTCAAGCCCCTGCCTCCCAAGCCCATGGCTTCCTGGGTCCCGCCACCTCCTCCAAGGAGGGTAGGGGCCCGGGTGCTTTTCCTGGAAAACCGCGACTCCTTTAGTTACAACCTGGTGGACTACCTCCGGGCCCTGGGGGCGGAGGTGGTCGTGGTGGACCAGGAGGAGCCTCCGAACCTCCGGGGATTCAGCCACCTGGTGGTGGGGCCAGGGCCCAAGGACCCCTTTACGGCGGGAAGGGTCTTGGAGTGGACCCGAAGGGCCCTGGAGGAGGGCGTTCCCTTCCTCGGGGTTTGCCTGGGCCACCAGGCCCTGGGGGTGGCCCTGGGGGCTGAACTCTACCGGGAAGCCCCCGTGCACGGGGAGGCCCATGCCATCCACCACCGGGGAGAAGGCCTCTTTCGGGGCCTGCCCAACCCCCTTCCCTTTGCCCGCTACCACTCCTTGGCCATACGGAACCTTCCCAGAGGGGTGCGCCTCCTGGCCTGGACGGGGGATGGGGTGCCCATGGCCATCTGGGATGGCAGGCGGGCCTACGGCGTGCAGTTCCATCCGGAGAGTATCCTTTCCCCATGGGGGATGGAGCTTCTGGCCCGGTTCTTGGAGGAAGCATGA
- the greA gene encoding transcription elongation factor GreA codes for MKKPVYLTPEGFRRLQEELHHLKTTKRQEISADFEQALEEGDLRENAGYDEARRAMWQNEARIAQLEDLLARAVVVEGNGSYDQVALGCQVELETESGERLSLAIVGSHEADIFSGKISDESPLGQALLGKKVGDVVEIRGKKGAQVYTILEIKPL; via the coding sequence ATGAAGAAGCCGGTTTACCTCACCCCAGAAGGCTTTAGGCGCCTTCAGGAGGAGCTGCATCACCTGAAGACCACCAAGCGGCAGGAGATTTCCGCCGACTTTGAACAGGCTTTGGAGGAAGGGGATTTGAGGGAGAACGCTGGTTACGACGAGGCGCGCCGGGCCATGTGGCAGAACGAGGCCCGCATCGCCCAGCTGGAAGACCTCTTGGCCCGGGCGGTGGTGGTGGAGGGAAATGGCTCCTACGACCAGGTGGCCTTGGGCTGCCAGGTGGAGCTGGAAACCGAATCCGGGGAAAGGCTTTCGTTGGCCATCGTGGGTAGCCACGAGGCGGATATCTTCAGCGGCAAAATCTCGGACGAGTCCCCCCTTGGCCAAGCGCTTTTGGGTAAGAAGGTGGGGGACGTGGTGGAGATAAGGGGCAAGAAGGGAGCCCAGGTTTACACCATCCTGGAGATCAAGCCCCTATAG
- a CDS encoding inorganic diphosphatase — translation MNRLRMVVEWSKGSSFRYAWKDGNLALVAVDQPAPVNYGLIPGLINPADGEEVDAVFLGPPLPPGTQVEGEVVGIMWLADGDHKILLEAQGQGPSPREAQELLAWFHPSRKPLLLGPQEARDWLKALLRG, via the coding sequence ATGAATCGGCTCCGCATGGTGGTGGAGTGGAGCAAAGGAAGCTCCTTCCGCTATGCCTGGAAGGATGGGAACCTCGCCCTGGTGGCCGTGGACCAACCGGCGCCGGTGAACTATGGTCTCATCCCTGGCCTCATCAACCCCGCCGACGGGGAAGAGGTGGATGCGGTTTTCCTGGGTCCTCCCCTTCCCCCAGGAACCCAGGTGGAGGGGGAAGTGGTGGGCATAATGTGGCTGGCGGATGGGGACCACAAGATCCTCCTCGAGGCCCAGGGGCAAGGGCCAAGCCCAAGGGAAGCCCAAGAACTCCTCGCCTGGTTCCACCCAAGCCGCAAGCCCCTTCTCCTCGGCCCACAGGAGGCCAGGGACTGGCTGAAGGCGTTGCTCAGAGGATAA
- a CDS encoding DsrE family protein, translating into MNRRFLLRLGALLGAGSLLGARANERVAYKDFKKETPVAVVYHLDFGDPNRFGQMLTNISNHLSVYDNDPFKIKIVVVAHGAGVQFFLKDLEGTPWASAQYDREALFSRVKQLAQMGVEYYLCEITFSRNNIPKDKLRPDEFLKWVPSGVGALGELQAKGYAYIKVG; encoded by the coding sequence ATGAACCGTAGGTTTTTGCTGAGGCTAGGGGCTCTTTTGGGAGCGGGTTCCCTGCTGGGGGCGCGCGCCAACGAGCGAGTGGCCTACAAGGACTTCAAGAAGGAAACCCCGGTGGCGGTGGTTTACCACCTGGACTTCGGGGATCCCAACCGCTTTGGACAGATGCTGACCAACATCAGCAACCACTTGTCCGTTTACGATAACGATCCCTTCAAGATCAAGATCGTGGTGGTGGCCCATGGAGCCGGGGTGCAGTTTTTCCTCAAGGATCTAGAGGGTACGCCGTGGGCTTCGGCCCAGTACGATCGAGAGGCCTTGTTCAGTCGGGTGAAGCAGCTGGCCCAGATGGGAGTGGAGTACTATCTCTGCGAGATCACCTTTAGCCGCAACAACATCCCCAAGGACAAACTTCGTCCGGATGAGTTCCTTAAGTGGGTGCCTTCCGGGGTGGGGGCTTTAGGAGAACTTCAGGCCAAGGGGTACGCGTACATCAAGGTAGGCTGA
- a CDS encoding TIGR00282 family metallophosphoesterase gives MRVLFIGDVMAEPGLRAVSLHLPDIRDQYDLVIANGENAAKGKGLDRRSYRILREAGVDLVSLGNHAWDHKEVYELLEKEPVVRALNYPPGTPGRGWWRLSAGGESLLFVQVMGRIFMDPLDDPFRALDALLAQEKADYILVEVHAEATSEKMALAHYLDGRVTAVLGTHTHVPTLDAMRLPKGTLYQTDVGMTGTYESIIGGEVETFLARFLTGRPQPFRAAQGRARFHATELVLEGGKGVSIGPYVWEEP, from the coding sequence ATGCGGGTTCTCTTCATCGGCGACGTGATGGCCGAGCCCGGCCTAAGGGCGGTGAGCCTACATCTACCGGACATCCGGGACCAGTACGACCTGGTTATAGCCAACGGGGAGAACGCCGCCAAGGGTAAGGGACTGGACCGGCGTTCCTACCGCATTCTGCGCGAGGCGGGGGTGGACCTGGTTTCCCTCGGAAACCACGCTTGGGATCACAAGGAGGTCTACGAGCTTTTGGAAAAGGAACCGGTGGTTCGGGCCCTTAACTATCCTCCTGGCACCCCAGGGCGGGGGTGGTGGCGGCTTAGCGCAGGTGGGGAGAGCCTTCTCTTCGTGCAGGTGATGGGCCGGATCTTCATGGATCCCCTGGACGATCCCTTCCGCGCCCTGGATGCCCTTTTAGCCCAGGAGAAGGCGGATTACATTCTGGTGGAGGTGCATGCCGAGGCCACCAGCGAGAAGATGGCCCTGGCTCACTACCTGGATGGGCGGGTCACGGCCGTGCTGGGCACCCACACCCATGTGCCCACCCTGGATGCCATGCGCTTGCCGAAGGGCACCCTGTACCAGACCGATGTGGGCATGACCGGTACCTACGAGTCCATCATCGGTGGGGAGGTGGAGACTTTTCTCGCCCGCTTCCTCACCGGTAGGCCACAGCCTTTTCGGGCTGCCCAGGGGAGGGCTCGTTTCCACGCCACCGAGCTGGTTTTGGAGGGTGGCAAAGGGGTTTCCATAGGCCCTTACGTGTGGGAGGAGCCGTGA
- a CDS encoding phosphoenolpyruvate carboxylase — translation MKPAREDTFDLLRAEVDLLGRLLGEAIRAVSGERFFALVEEVRLLSKARRQGDEGARTALLKRMEGLSLEEAEALVRAFTHYFHLVNLAEERHRVRVNRLRAQAETLENPRPEGFLALAKALKERGLSLEEVEAHLNRLELWLTFTAHPTETRRRTLRHHLEKLQEELEAQDRSRLAARVALLYATEEVRKARPTVEDEIKGGLYYLPTTLWRAVPQVVEGLEAALEKVYGKRPRLKSPVRFRSWIGGDRDGNPFVTPEVTAFAARYARQVARERFLLELENLVRDLSLSETRIPVPRGVREGGEGTERFPGEPYRRFFARLYTRLEKGEVSTEELLRALRVAEEGLVSVGLEQVAASFLRPLEARLFAFGLELAPLDLREESGKLLEAAAELLRVGGVHPDFLSLPPEAQEALLTEELRSARPLLPVGHEPQGEALRVALGALRAWQDKGAHVVSMTHHPADILVVFLLAREVGLYRPGAALPFDVVPLFETLEDLRRAPEVLARLLQNPVFLVHARGRGGVEVMIGYSDSNKDAGFLAANLALYEAQEALAKVGEGFGLPVYFFHGRGTSTARGGGPAGRAIASLPPRSVGHRIRLTEQGEALADRYSHPELAVRHLEQLLFHFAQAALGEGVEPRPEWREALWQAGEESMRRYRALLAQEGFFPFFEAFTPIREIGELPIASRPVYRHGRVREIRDLRAIPWVMAWTQVRLLLPGWYGLTALEALPLDLLRRMYREWPFFASTLESAAMALAKADLGVAALYLRLVPEKLHPLFHSIAQEYQKTVSLLEGIFQAPLLHNQRTLERQIALRNPYVDPINFVQVELLRRYRSPGGRGDEALKKALLLSILGVAAGLRNAG, via the coding sequence GTGAAGCCTGCGAGGGAGGATACCTTTGACCTTTTGCGGGCAGAGGTGGACCTTTTAGGCCGCCTTCTGGGGGAAGCCATCCGGGCGGTTTCGGGGGAGCGGTTTTTCGCCTTGGTGGAGGAGGTGCGCCTCCTATCCAAGGCCCGACGACAGGGGGACGAAGGAGCGAGGACCGCCCTTTTGAAGCGGATGGAGGGGCTTTCCCTCGAGGAGGCCGAGGCCTTGGTGCGGGCCTTTACCCATTACTTCCACCTGGTGAACCTGGCGGAGGAAAGGCACCGGGTGCGGGTGAACCGCCTTAGGGCCCAGGCGGAAACCCTGGAAAACCCGAGGCCCGAGGGCTTCTTGGCCCTGGCCAAGGCTTTGAAGGAAAGGGGGCTCTCCCTGGAGGAAGTGGAAGCCCATCTGAACCGCCTGGAGCTATGGCTCACCTTTACTGCCCATCCCACCGAAACCCGCAGGCGGACCCTAAGGCACCATCTGGAAAAACTACAAGAAGAGCTGGAGGCCCAAGACCGTTCCCGCTTGGCGGCCAGGGTGGCCCTGCTCTACGCCACCGAGGAGGTGCGCAAGGCCAGGCCCACGGTGGAGGACGAGATCAAGGGAGGGCTTTACTACCTGCCCACCACCCTCTGGCGGGCGGTGCCCCAGGTGGTGGAGGGCCTCGAGGCCGCCTTGGAGAAGGTGTATGGCAAACGTCCCCGTCTGAAGAGCCCGGTACGCTTCAGGAGCTGGATCGGGGGGGACCGGGATGGCAACCCTTTCGTCACCCCTGAGGTAACCGCCTTTGCTGCGCGGTATGCCCGCCAGGTGGCCCGGGAGCGGTTCTTGCTGGAGCTGGAAAACCTGGTGCGGGACCTTTCCCTTTCCGAGACCAGGATTCCCGTGCCCAGGGGGGTGCGGGAGGGAGGAGAGGGGACGGAGCGCTTCCCCGGGGAGCCCTACCGGCGGTTCTTCGCCAGGCTTTATACCCGCCTGGAGAAGGGTGAGGTGAGCACGGAGGAGCTTTTGCGAGCCCTGAGGGTGGCGGAGGAGGGCCTGGTTTCCGTGGGCCTGGAACAGGTGGCAGCCTCCTTCCTCCGTCCCCTCGAGGCCCGCCTTTTCGCCTTCGGCTTGGAGCTTGCGCCCTTGGACCTGAGGGAGGAGTCCGGGAAACTCCTGGAGGCAGCGGCGGAACTCCTCAGGGTTGGGGGGGTCCACCCCGATTTCCTTTCCTTGCCCCCCGAGGCTCAGGAGGCCCTCCTCACCGAGGAGCTGAGGAGCGCCCGTCCCCTCCTGCCCGTGGGCCATGAGCCCCAGGGAGAGGCCCTGCGGGTGGCGTTAGGGGCCCTGCGGGCCTGGCAGGACAAGGGAGCCCATGTGGTGTCCATGACCCACCATCCTGCTGACATCCTGGTGGTGTTTCTCTTGGCGCGGGAGGTGGGGCTTTACCGGCCGGGGGCAGCTCTACCCTTTGACGTGGTGCCCCTATTCGAGACCCTTGAAGACCTCCGCCGGGCTCCGGAAGTGCTGGCCCGTCTCCTGCAAAACCCCGTCTTTCTGGTCCATGCCCGGGGCCGGGGCGGAGTGGAGGTGATGATCGGCTACTCCGACTCCAACAAGGATGCCGGCTTTCTGGCTGCCAACCTGGCCCTTTACGAGGCCCAGGAGGCTCTGGCCAAGGTGGGGGAGGGGTTTGGTCTACCGGTCTACTTCTTTCACGGCCGGGGCACCTCCACCGCCCGGGGCGGGGGGCCTGCGGGCCGGGCCATTGCCAGCCTGCCTCCCAGGAGCGTGGGGCACCGCATCCGCCTCACGGAGCAAGGGGAGGCTCTGGCGGACCGCTACAGCCATCCTGAGCTGGCTGTGCGCCACCTGGAGCAACTCCTCTTTCACTTCGCCCAGGCGGCCTTGGGCGAGGGGGTGGAGCCTAGACCTGAGTGGCGCGAGGCCCTATGGCAGGCGGGGGAGGAAAGCATGCGCCGCTACCGGGCCCTCTTGGCCCAGGAGGGCTTCTTCCCCTTTTTCGAGGCCTTCACCCCCATTCGGGAGATTGGGGAACTCCCCATCGCCAGCCGTCCTGTGTACCGCCACGGCCGGGTGCGGGAGATCCGCGACCTCAGGGCCATCCCCTGGGTGATGGCCTGGACCCAGGTGCGCTTGCTTTTGCCCGGTTGGTACGGGCTTACGGCCTTGGAGGCCTTGCCCCTGGACCTTCTCAGGCGGATGTACCGAGAGTGGCCTTTTTTCGCCTCCACCTTAGAGAGCGCTGCCATGGCCTTGGCCAAGGCGGACCTTGGGGTAGCGGCCCTGTACCTGCGCTTGGTGCCGGAAAAACTACACCCCCTCTTCCACAGCATCGCCCAGGAGTATCAGAAGACCGTGTCCCTCCTGGAGGGTATCTTTCAGGCTCCCCTCCTCCACAATCAAAGGACCCTGGAAAGACAGATCGCCTTGCGCAATCCCTACGTGGACCCCATCAACTTCGTGCAGGTGGAGCTCCTCCGCCGCTACCGCAGCCCCGGGGGACGGGGGGATGAAGCCTTGAAAAAAGCCCTTCTCCTCTCCATCCTGGGGGTGGCGGCAGGCCTTAGGAACGCGGGGTAA
- the queA gene encoding tRNA preQ1(34) S-adenosylmethionine ribosyltransferase-isomerase QueA — protein MSLEAYDYFLPEELIAQEGVEPRDRARMLVVHREGPFRAEHRQVRDLPEYLRPGDVLVFNESKVIPARLLAQRPTGGRVEVLLVRERAPGLWEALVGPGRKAKLGTRLRFLSPRDLRVVPDLEAEVVGVEEDGVRLLRFQGDLMAHLEEVGEVPLPPYIKAKIPPERYQTVYARRPGSVAAPTAGLHFTLELLARLRGMGVELCFLTLHVGPGTFRPVKGDPEKHEMHPEPYEIPEETAEAINRAKKEGRRVVAVGTTVVRALESAFQKGIGVVPGIGETRLFIRPPYAFQVIDALFTNFHLPRSTLLMLVAAFLGYEKTMEAYRLAVAERYRFYSLGDAMLIL, from the coding sequence ATGAGCCTCGAGGCCTACGACTACTTTCTGCCCGAAGAACTCATCGCCCAGGAGGGGGTAGAGCCCCGGGATAGGGCCCGGATGCTGGTGGTCCATCGGGAAGGGCCCTTTCGTGCCGAGCACCGCCAGGTCAGGGACCTTCCCGAATACCTTCGCCCGGGAGATGTGTTGGTTTTTAACGAGAGCAAGGTGATCCCCGCCCGCCTCTTGGCCCAAAGGCCCACGGGGGGAAGGGTGGAGGTGCTCTTGGTGCGGGAGCGGGCTCCGGGGCTTTGGGAAGCCCTGGTGGGGCCCGGCCGCAAGGCCAAGCTCGGCACCAGGCTCCGCTTTCTGTCTCCCCGGGACCTCCGCGTGGTTCCGGACCTCGAGGCGGAGGTGGTGGGGGTGGAGGAGGATGGGGTGCGGCTCCTTCGCTTCCAGGGGGACCTGATGGCCCACCTGGAGGAAGTAGGGGAGGTACCCCTGCCCCCTTATATCAAGGCCAAAATCCCTCCGGAACGCTACCAGACCGTGTACGCCAGGCGTCCGGGCTCCGTGGCCGCCCCCACTGCCGGGCTCCACTTTACCCTGGAGCTTTTGGCCCGCCTGAGGGGCATGGGGGTGGAGCTCTGCTTCCTAACCCTGCACGTGGGCCCCGGCACCTTCCGCCCGGTGAAGGGGGATCCCGAGAAGCACGAGATGCACCCTGAGCCCTACGAAATCCCTGAGGAAACCGCAGAAGCCATCAACCGGGCCAAGAAGGAGGGCCGGAGGGTGGTGGCGGTGGGCACCACCGTGGTCCGAGCCCTGGAAAGCGCCTTCCAGAAAGGGATTGGGGTGGTGCCGGGGATAGGGGAGACCCGGCTTTTCATCCGTCCGCCCTACGCCTTCCAGGTCATAGACGCTCTTTTCACCAACTTCCACCTGCCTCGTTCTACCCTGCTCATGCTGGTGGCCGCCTTTTTGGGCTACGAAAAGACCATGGAAGCGTACCGGCTTGCGGTGGCGGAGCGCTACCGGTTTTACTCTTTGGGGGACGCTATGCTTATCCTCTGA
- a CDS encoding aminotransferase class IV, whose product MRQVLLKGEPFREPLPEGFLYHGMSVFTTLRVERGRPLWLEEHLFRLRRHALALGLPYPGNEVFLKDLEALAKEFAHLPCFRLRFTVGEGVWLSEARPYSPPPLAAYEEGVRVLLTPYRVHPDLCRFKTGNYLPYRLAQKEAEGQGAFEGLLQDSEGYVVDGSRTSPLLYREGALFLLEGGLEGITREKVVQAARELGLRVERVRLYPWELPLAASSPLPPHQALRRWGGEGVKGVLLLAGSGVGLLPVGPAPKELLPLVERFLPACYTE is encoded by the coding sequence ATGAGGCAGGTGCTCCTGAAGGGGGAGCCCTTCCGCGAACCCTTGCCCGAGGGCTTTTTGTACCACGGGATGAGCGTCTTCACCACCTTGCGGGTGGAAAGGGGCCGACCCCTTTGGCTGGAAGAGCATCTTTTTCGCCTGCGCCGGCATGCTTTGGCCTTGGGGCTTCCCTACCCAGGGAATGAAGTGTTTTTAAAGGACCTCGAGGCCCTGGCCAAGGAGTTCGCCCATCTTCCCTGTTTCCGCCTCCGCTTCACCGTGGGGGAGGGGGTGTGGCTTTCCGAGGCCCGTCCCTACTCCCCACCGCCTTTGGCCGCTTACGAGGAGGGGGTTCGGGTTCTCCTCACCCCTTACCGGGTGCATCCGGACCTTTGCCGCTTCAAGACCGGAAACTACCTGCCCTACCGCCTGGCCCAGAAGGAGGCGGAAGGGCAGGGAGCCTTCGAAGGGCTTTTGCAGGACAGCGAGGGGTACGTGGTGGATGGAAGCCGCACCAGCCCCCTTCTTTACCGGGAGGGAGCGCTCTTCCTCCTGGAGGGGGGCCTCGAGGGCATCACCCGGGAAAAGGTGGTCCAAGCAGCCCGGGAGCTGGGCCTTCGGGTGGAGCGGGTCCGGCTTTACCCCTGGGAGCTTCCCCTGGCCGCGTCCTCTCCTCTTCCCCCCCACCAGGCCCTTCGCCGCTGGGGAGGGGAGGGAGTGAAGGGGGTGTTGCTCCTGGCGGGAAGCGGGGTAGGGCTTTTGCCCGTGGGGCCGGCTCCCAAGGAGCTCCTTCCCCTGGTGGAGCGCTTCCTTCCCGCCTGCTATACTGAATAG
- the recO gene encoding DNA repair protein RecO produces the protein MERYRVEEGIVVGRKALLQGDLLLRFLTPKGSLEAVARKGMRPSGRSGRLSLFHHVRFQLYTKEESLPTLTQVELLGRLHGLEEPRRFLLASFLAELSYRLASPEAAPRIYPVFISGLRGIAKHPRPLLPLVWAGWRVVKAGGLSPNLLGPGLYLKAGRLVHGSGPYGEEGIYLGEKGVEALRAILHLPGSEALPYLEEAPLERLFLALKHHAEEALGPLKATPALTAEL, from the coding sequence GTGGAACGGTACCGAGTGGAGGAAGGCATTGTGGTGGGCCGGAAAGCCCTGCTTCAAGGGGACCTCCTTCTACGGTTCCTCACTCCCAAAGGAAGCCTCGAGGCCGTAGCCCGCAAGGGGATGCGCCCCTCGGGACGCTCGGGCAGGCTCTCCCTGTTCCACCACGTGCGCTTCCAGCTTTACACCAAGGAGGAGAGCCTTCCCACTCTCACCCAGGTGGAGCTTCTTGGGAGGCTACACGGCCTGGAGGAACCCAGGCGCTTCCTGCTGGCCTCTTTTCTGGCGGAGCTCTCCTACCGCCTGGCTTCCCCGGAAGCCGCCCCCAGGATCTACCCGGTTTTCATCTCCGGCCTAAGGGGCATCGCCAAGCATCCTAGGCCCCTTCTGCCCCTGGTATGGGCGGGATGGCGAGTGGTGAAGGCGGGGGGCCTGAGCCCAAACCTCCTGGGGCCTGGCCTATACCTGAAAGCAGGCCGCCTCGTTCACGGATCCGGCCCGTACGGGGAGGAGGGCATCTACTTGGGGGAAAAGGGCGTGGAGGCCCTCAGGGCCATCCTCCATCTTCCGGGTAGCGAGGCCCTTCCCTACCTGGAAGAAGCTCCCCTGGAAAGGTTATTCCTCGCCTTGAAACACCATGCGGAAGAGGCCCTAGGCCCCCTCAAGGCCACACCTGCGCTTACCGCCGAACTATAG